From the genome of Thermodesulfobacteriota bacterium, one region includes:
- a CDS encoding pyridoxine 5'-phosphate synthase: protein MAGLAVNVDHIATLRQARGVSYPDPAAAAVLVELAGADGVVAHLRGDRRHINDDDVRKIKKIVLTRFILEMAPTDEMVDTALEVTPDLVTLVPERREEITTEGGLDLSSSLDNTARIVERLQRAGIRVSIFIDPDTEQIRRVRDTGAAVIEIHTGAFCEAAGVQEKAARFAKIREAARVAHDLGLGINAGHGLCYHTIKWFAGLKEIDEFSIGHSIVSRAALVGMDRAVRDMVGLIRGL from the coding sequence CAATGTCGACCATATCGCCACGCTCCGGCAGGCCCGGGGCGTTTCCTACCCCGACCCGGCCGCCGCCGCCGTGCTGGTGGAACTGGCCGGCGCCGACGGCGTCGTGGCCCACCTGCGGGGAGACCGGCGGCACATCAACGATGACGATGTCAGAAAAATAAAAAAAATCGTCCTGACCCGGTTCATCCTGGAAATGGCGCCCACCGATGAGATGGTCGATACGGCCCTGGAGGTGACGCCGGATCTGGTGACCCTGGTTCCCGAAAGGCGGGAAGAGATCACCACCGAAGGCGGCCTGGATCTGTCTTCCAGCCTGGACAACACCGCCCGCATCGTCGAACGACTGCAGCGCGCCGGCATCCGGGTCAGCATTTTCATCGATCCGGACACCGAACAGATCCGCCGGGTCCGCGACACCGGAGCCGCCGTTATCGAAATCCATACCGGCGCCTTCTGCGAGGCCGCCGGTGTACAGGAAAAAGCCGCCCGGTTCGCGAAAATCCGGGAAGCCGCCCGGGTGGCCCATGACCTCGGCCTGGGGATCAATGCCGGCCACGGCCTCTGCTACCATACCATCAAATGGTTTGCCGGTCTGAAGGAGATCGACGAGTTCAGCATCGGCCACAGCATCGTCTCCCGGGCCGCCCTGGTCGGGATGGACCGGGCCGTCCGGGATATGGTCGGGCTGATCAGGGGGTTGTGA